From Acidobacteriota bacterium:
GTTCGGCGCCCGCTCCGCGTACAATTCGAGGGTCCGGGTGCGGGCGGGCTCCGGGTGGCAATCAAACACGCTGCTCCCCAAGAGGGCCAGCCCTCCATCCTCGGCAAAAACCTCCGCCGCCCGGGCGTTCATGGCCACGATCCGCCCCTGGGCATCCGTCACCGTCACCGCCGCCGGCAGGTGCTCCATCCAAGGTTCCATGCCTCACCTCCCTGCTTCCAACGA
This genomic window contains:
- a CDS encoding PAS domain-containing protein, giving the protein MEPWMEHLPAAVTVTDAQGRIVAMNARAAEVFAEDGGLALLGSSVFDCHPEPARTRTLELYAERAPNHYTIEKAGVRKIIHQLPYFDGSGAFAGFVEISMPIPEALPHFVRT